One window of Aspergillus oryzae RIB40 DNA, chromosome 3 genomic DNA carries:
- a CDS encoding putative integral membrane protein Pth11-like (predicted protein) encodes MPQQPMSDDGVPGDFEHPNQDLRRSVIITLYFAFILSTTAVALRLLARKLNGTRLYLDDYLIIIALVALMPSFHPHARVQVANLMPVLFNGLGSHITMIPEKNLTIYLKIGWSNSLVYSSCIAFVKFSVLALYKRLFSTPRMIFAANIVAGFVILWWLSVCVVGILLCLPVNKFWDPTVPGSCLDSAQYYYGQQIPNILTDAVLLVMPLKFVWALPISKTQRLLLSGVFVTGGLTLIFDIVRLVAMINLTRSGPDVTYNQTPVVVYTCVEATVGIIAACLPNLRPLLKLSRGSFWSQIRSGTGQSKQPLNPAQDLSMEESNYDPYFTQTNIYARHSVSIQYSKP; translated from the exons ATGCCTCAACAACCAATGTCAGACGATGGCGTCCCAGGAGATTTCGAACACCCCAATCAGGATCTCCGCCGGTCCGTCATTATCACGCTTTACTTTGCCTTTATCCTGTCCACAACTGCTGTCGCTCTCCGGCTTCTAGCGAGGAAGTTAAATGGCACCCGCCTCTACTTGGATGATTATCTGATTATAATCGCTCTT GTGGCCTTGATGCCGTCCTTTCATCCCCATGCACGAGTTCAGGTAGCTAATCTGATGCCAGTGCTTTTCAACGGGCTGGGCTCCCACATCACGATGATTCCCGAGAAGAATCTCACAATCTATCTGAAG ATTGGATGGTCCAATTCCTTGGTGTATTCCAGCTGCATTGCCTTTGTTAAATTCTCTGTCCTCGCCCTTTATAAGCGCTTATTCTCCACTCCGCGGATGATTTTCGCCGCCAATATCGTCGCCGGATTTGTCATCCTGTGGTGGCTGAGCGTTTGTGTGGTGGGGATCTTGCTCTGCCTTCCAGTCAACAAGTTTTGGGATCCAACGGTGCCCGGATCCTGCCTCGACTCCGCCCAATATTACTATGGCCAGCAAATTCCCAACATCTTGACCGATGCGGTTCTTCTCGTCATGCCGTTGAAATTCGTCTGGGCACTGCCGATCTCCAAAACCCAGAGACTGCTGCTCTCCGGGGTGTTTGTTACTGGCGGCTT AACCCTGATATTCGACATCGTCCGGCTCGTAGCAATGATAAACCTCACACGTTCTGGGCCTGACGTTACCT ATAACCAAACCCCCGTCGTGGTATATACATGCGTCGAAGCCACAGTTGGAATTATCGCCGCCTGCCTCCCGAACCTACGACCCCTCCTGAAACTCAGTCGGGGTAGCTTCTGGTCTCAGATACGATCTGGAACGGGACAGTCCAAGCAACCTCTCAACCCGGCGCAGGACCTGTCtatggaagagagcaatTATGACCCTTACTTTACCCAGACGAACATCTATGCGAGACATAGTGTTTCCATTCAGTATAGCAAGCCCTGA
- a CDS encoding type 1 glutamine amidotransferase domain-containing protein (putative intracellular protease/amidase): MPAKKVLIILSDADSFPLKKTSGQDAGKTVDQPSGFFLMELAKPLQKLLDAGYEVTFASPKGQEPTPDPNSESLLAFAGNFYERRRENELIDRMKRENGFSHPRTFSSISDDELESFAGVFIPGGHAPLRDLGADKDLGRILRYFHAKSRPTAAICHGPFAFLSTKFAGDGEFAYKGYKITSWSDAEERMMEMMMGGEIEKVESVLRNEGAVMIEGAKEKIGSITVDRELVTGANPTAANALGDQFLQMLSVH; encoded by the coding sequence ATGCCCGCCAAAAAAGTCCTCATAATCCTCAGCGACGCCGACTCCTTCCCCCTAAAGAAAACCAGCGGCCAAGATGCCGGCAAAACCGTCGACCAACCCtccggcttcttcctcatggAACTCGCCAAACCACTCCAGAAACTCCTCGACGCCGGGTACGAAGTCACCTTCGCCTCTCCCAAAGGCCAAGAGCCCACTCCCGATCCCAACAGCGAATCTCTCCTCGCCTTCGCAGGCAACTTCTACGAACGCCGCCGCGAGAACGAGCTCATCGATCGCATGAAGCGGGAGAACGGATTCAGTCACCCGCGGACATTCAGCTCCATCAGTGATGACGAGTTGGAGTCATTTGCCGGCGTATTTATCCCCGGTGGACATGCGCCGTTGAGAGATCTCGGTGCGGATAAGGATCTCGGGCGCATTTTGAGGTATTTTCATGCGAAGAGTCGGCCGACGGCTGCGATTTGTCATGGGCCGTTTGCATTTTTGAGTACGAAGTTTGCGGGGGATGGGGAGTTTGCCTATAAGGGGTATAAGATTACTTCTTGGAGTGATGCtgaggagaggatgatggagatgatgatgggtggggagattgagaaggtgGAGTCGGTTCTGAGGAATGAAGGCGCGGTTATGATTGAAGgggcgaaggagaagattggcAGCATCACTGTTGATCGTGAGCTGGTTACGGGCGCGAATCCTACTGCTGCTAATGCTTTGGGGGATCAGTTTTTGCAGATGTTGAGTGTACATTGA
- a CDS encoding uncharacterized protein (enoyl-CoA hydratase/carnithine racemase), which produces MEANSFKTILYEKSPDGKIAYITLNRPDRFNAIDGHLPRDLRDAVKLANADPTVHCIILKGNGPGFCGGYDLDIYSQNAVRGETAGSQDLSKGYDPLIDYTMMKENTDCFSELFHSHKPTIAQVHGAAVAGGSDIALCCDLVIMATDARIGYPPSRVWGCPTTAMWAFRIGVEKAKRMLFTGDLISGAEAADMGLVLKAVPEEELEETVLLLANRIASVPQNQLWMQKQVINGLIEGPLLRSQKLSTIFDGITRNSPEGVAFQELSKEKGFKAAIHERDSPARSERYGKVWKSVL; this is translated from the coding sequence ATGGAAGCAAACTCATTCAAGACGATACTCTACGAAAAGTCCCCAGACGGCAAGATCGCATATATAACTCTGAACCGTCCCGACCGattcaatgccatcgacgGCCACCTCCCAAGGGATCTCCGAGACGCTGTGAAACTAGCCAACGCAGACCCAACTGTGCACTGCATCATCCTGAAAGGGAACGGACCTGGCTTTTGCGGGGGCTATGACCTCGACATCTACTCCCAGAACGCGGTACGCGGAGAGACGGCTGGATCACAGGATCTCTCCAAGGGATACGATCCCTTGATCGATTACAccatgatgaaagagaataCCGACTGCTTCTCAGAGCTATTTCATAGCCACAAGCCGACAATTGCACAGGTCCATGGTGCCGCAGTGGCGGGCGGAAGTGACATCGCCCTATGCTGCGATCTGGTTATCATGGCAACCGATGCTCGCATCGGCTATCCTCCGAGTCGGGTCTGGGGTTGTCCGACTACTGCGATGTGGGCTTTTCGGATTGGAGTTGAAAAGGCTAAGCGGATGCTCTTCACGGGTGACTTGATCAGTGGAGCTGAGGCGGCGGATATGGGACTCGTTCTTAAAGCGGTGCccgaggaggagttggaggaaACAGTGTTGCTGTTGGCAAATCGCATTGCGTCGGTCCCGCAAAATCAACTGTGGATGCAGAAACAGGTGATCAATGGTCTTATCGAGGGGCCTCTGCTTAGAAGCCAGAAATTATCTACGATATTCGATGGTATCACCCGCAACTCGCCTGAAGGTGTTGCATTTCAGGAACTGagtaaagagaaaggatTCAAAGCTGCCATTCACGAACGTGATAGCCCGGCGAGATCGGAGAGATATGGGAAGGTGTGGAAGAGTGTGCTATAG